The Macadamia integrifolia cultivar HAES 741 unplaced genomic scaffold, SCU_Mint_v3 scaffold1202, whole genome shotgun sequence genome window below encodes:
- the LOC122063123 gene encoding pentatricopeptide repeat-containing protein At5g14770, mitochondrial, translating into MRAFKRITNFASFSPYAPPISLGPLFSSLNFSSDQANNPPDSRPNENLILQVLSPVSSNTVFKNAHRVLQKIPPSKVDLYASLFCILIETYLTCRRFTEASEAFVSMRNNGLNPDLHAWNRLLFKFNSSGLISQVWVVYREMLSCGVFPNVFTYNLLLHCLCKVGWIRVALDLLRTANIDKVGFNTVIWGLCNEGNVEQAVGLLSEMMKKCIEIDSSTCNILVKGFCQIGLLSNAEMLMSDFANASIDRDIVSFNTLIDGYCKSGDISRALGLMETMRREGIWPDIVTYNTLINGLCAAGEFGEAKNLMNEILGRRNVRVLENDTVHQDHRATEINDVDGLGLEPNLITYTTLISGHCKQKGLEEALSFYEEMVKSGFMPDVVTYSSILYGLCESERLAEGMVLLREMEEMGVTPNHISYSILINSLFKAGNAIGVFLLWKEMLVRGIIFDLVVYNTLMDGLFKVGKVDEAEYVFQLMPKLNLVPNYITYSVLIDGRCRAGHMKSAESAVQEMEKKNMAPNVIIYSSIINGYSKKGMLDEAVDVLTKMVDRKFLPNVFTYGTLIDGHLRAGRQEMALNLYKEMTGRGLKANNFILESFLNSFRKDGRLEEAEMFLKDMMQRGLSPDCVNYTSLMDGLFKAGKESAALKIAQEMTEKHQGFDVVAYNVFINGLLRLGKSAEAQSIYTGMKQMGLAPDRATFNIMINAYCKEGNLKNALQLWNEMKSYGLVPYSTTCNNLVREFCKASEMQTAMDLLNEMVISGFCPDAVTHRLLLGACSKSNIESAFQMHERLIVMGLAPDRTVYNTLLTILGNLGMTRKASFVLSDMISRGIAADTTTYNALIHGYCKSSHLERALTMYSEMLVEGISPNVATYNTLLQGLSTGGLMVEADELVDEMKKRGLVPNASTYDILVSGHGKKGNKKESIMLYCEMVSKGFIPKIGTYNVLISDFAKVGKMDQARELLNEMQIRGVSPNSSTYDILISGFCKLAGQVELSNLRISYRAEANMLFEIMNEKGFIPRKSTLIFISDTLARVGKKWKARRLLKKLFKRMKSNKMSTLSSGSGDS; encoded by the coding sequence ATGAGGGCTTTTAAGCGAATAACGAACTTTGCTTCCTTCAGCCCATATGCTCCCCCAATTTCCCTTGGTCCACTGTTCTCCTCCTTAAATTTCTCATCAGATCAAGCAAACAATCCTCCAGACTCAAGACCCAATGAAAATCTCATTCTCCAAGTTCTATCACCTGTTTCTTCCAATACTGTTTTCAAGAATGCCCACCGAGTCTTACAGAAGATCCCACCTTCAAAAGTCGATTTATATGCGTCTCTATTTTGCATACTAATAGAGACTTATTTGACCTGCCGGAGATTTACAGAAGCATCCGAAGCATTTGTTTCAATGAGAAATAATGGGCTCAATCCAGATTTACACGCATGGAATCGACTCTTATTCAAATTCAATAGTTCTGGCTTGATTTCTCAGGTATGGGTTGTGTATAGAGAAATGCTGTCTTGTGGAGTATTTCCGAATGTTTTCACTTACAACTTATTACTTCATTGTTTATGCAAAGTGGGTTGGATCAGGGTGGCTTTAGATTTGCTTAGAACCGCAAACATTGACAAAGTTGGCTTTAATACTGTCATCTGGGGGCTTTGCAATGAAGGAAATGTGGAACAAGCTGTTGGGTTGTTGTCAGAAATGATGAAGAAGTGTATTGAGATTGATTCTTCCACTTGTAATATCTTGGTCAAGGGGTTTTGCCAAATTGGGTTGCTAAGCAATGCAGAAATGCTGATGAGTGACTTTGCTAATGCAAGTATTGATAGAGATATTGTAAGTTTTAACACATTGATTGATGGTTACTGTAAATCTGGAGACATTAGTAGAGCTCTTGGGTTGATGGAGACTATGAGAAGGGAGGGTATCTGGCCAGACATTGTTACTTATAACACATTAATCAATGGGCTTTGTGCAGCTGGGGAATTTGGCGAGGCAAAAAatctcatgaatgaaattttaggGCGTAGGAATGTTCGAGTTTTGGAAAATGATACTGTTCATCAGGATCATAGGGCAACAGAGATTAATGACGTAGATGGCTTAGGTTTGGAGCCAAATCTTATTACATACACCACACTTATCAGTGGACACTGTAAGCAGAAAGGGCTTGAGGAAGCACTTTCATTCTATGAGGAGATGGTTAAGAGTGGTTTCATGCCTGATGTAGTTACTTACAGTTCCATTCTATATGGCCTTTGCGAAAGCGAGAGGCTTGCTGAAGGCATGGTACTATTAAGGGAGATGGAAGAGATGGGTGTGACTCCTAATCATATCTCTTATTCTATTCTCATTAATTCCCTCTTTAAAGCTGGGAATGCTATTGGAGTTTTCCTCCTTTGGAAAGAAATGTTGGTTCGGGGAATTATATTTGATTTGGTAGTGTATAATACTTTGATGGATGGACTTTTCAAGGTTGGAAAGGTTGATGAGGCGGAGTATGTATTCCAATTGATGCCCAAGCTTAATCTTGTGCCAAATTATATCACCTATTCTGTGTTGATTGATGGACGTTGCAGGGCAGGTCACATGAAGAGTGCTGAATCTGCCGTccaagaaatggagaaaaaaaacatGGCTCCAAATGTTATTATTTATTCGTCTATTATCAATGGCTACTCCAAAAAGGGAATGCTTGATGAAGCTGTTGATGTTTTGACAAAGATGGTGGATCGCAAGTTCTTGCCAAATGTTTTCACTTATGGCACATTGATTGATGGCCACCTTAGGGCGGGTAGACAGGAAATGGCATTAAACCTCTACAAGGAAATGACAGGGAGAGGTTTGAAGGCAAACAATTTTATTCTTGAGTCCTTCTTAAATAGCTTTAGGAAAGATGGACGATTGGAGGAAGCAGAGATGTTTCTTAAAGATATGATGCAGAGGGGCTTATCTCCCGACTGTGTTAACTACACTTCACTAATGGATGGCTTGTTTAAGGCAGGAAAGGAGTCAGCTGCTCTTAAAATTGCCCAAGAAATGACTGAGAAACATCAAGGGTTTGATGTCGTGGCGTACAATGTCTTCATCAATGGTCTCTTAAGGCTTGGCAAATCTGCAGAAGCACAATCAATATATACAGGAATGAAACAGATGGGCTTAGCTCCTGACCGTGCTACATTTAACATCATGATCAACGCATACTGCAAAGAGGGAAACTTAAAGAATGCTCTCCAACTCTGGAATGAGATGAAGAGTTATGGGTTAGTTCCTTATTCAACCACTTGTAATAACCTAGTTAGAGAGTTCTGCAAGGCCAGTGAAATGCAGACCGCAATGGATTTGTTGAATGAAATGGTGATTTCAGGGTTTTGCCCAGACGCTGTTACTCATAGGTTATTGCTTGGTGCTTGTTCTAAGAGTAATATTGAGTCAGCGTTTCAAATGCATGAACGGCTCATAGTTATGGGACTTGCACCTGATCGTACAGTTTATAACACACTCCTCACTATCTTAGGTAATCTAGGGATGACGaggaaagctagttttgtacTATCAGATATGATATCAAGGGGAATTGCAGCAGATACTACTACATATAATGCTCTTATACATGGATATTGCAAAAGCAGCCATCTGGAGAGAGCACTTACTATGTATTCTGAAATGTTAGTTGAGGGAATTTCTCCAAATGTGGCCACCTACAACACGCTTCTGCAGGGGCTTTCTACTGGTGGTTTGATGGTAGAGGCTGATGAACTAGTTGATGAGATGAAGAAAAGAGGCTTGGTGCCCAATGCATCTACATATGACATTTTAGTTTCAGGCCAtgggaaaaaaggaaataagaagGAATCTATAATGCTTTACTGTGAGATGGTATCAAAGGGATTCATTCCCAAAATTGGTACCTACAATGTACTTATTAGTGATTTTGCGAAGGTGGGAAAGATGGATCAAGCTAGAGAGCTTCTGAATGAGATGCAAATCAGGGGGGTATCACCCAATTCTTCAACTTATGATATCCTAATCAGTGGATTCTGCAAACTAGCTGGTCAAGTGGAATTGTCAAATCTAAGAATATCATATCGTGCTGAAGCAAACATGCTTTTTGAGATAATGAatgagaaggggtttattccgCGTAAAAGTACTCTTATTTTTATCAGTGATACCCTTGCGAGAGTGGGGAAGAAGTGGAAGGCTAGGAGGTTACTGAAAAAACTTTTTAAGAGAATGAAAAGTAACAAAATGAGTACACTTTCCAGTGGAAGTGGGGATTCTTGA